A genomic stretch from Bordetella sp. N includes:
- the acnA gene encoding aconitate hydratase AcnA: MSPVRSSHQDAYLRPVSSTASATVLGYSLAAAFPETDLARLPYSVRILAENVLRHLGVNGISQDDLSALINWQPDQTQPIEVSYHPARVLMQDYTGIPTLVDIATLRTDMADAGGDPGGVNPQIPVDLVIDHSMVVDFSGRPDALIRNMDLEFSRNVERFQLAKWAQKTFDNVRVVPPGKGILHQVNIEHIATVVRTTETARGVLAYPDTMVGTDSHSTMVNGLGVLGWGVGGIEAEAAMMGLPLVTPLLRVVGVRLSGKLKPGVTATDLVLTLTQTLRAAGVVGAMVEFCGPALDELPVADRATIANMGPEYGSTCVLFPIDAATTTYLSLTGRGDEHVALVEAYARFQGLWRDANSVEPTYSTLLTLDLAEVEPCVAGPSKPHQRVPLRDIAAQHGDKSMAADDVQIKDGSVVIAAITSCTNTSNPAVMIAAGLLARNAVDRGMTSRPWVKTSLTPGSRAVCVYLTAAGLLEPMEKLGFGVAGFGCATCGGNSGPLDPAIESAIRERNLNVCSTLSGNRNFEARVHLAVRSNYLMSPPLVVAYAIAGHMGVDLTRDAIGVDRHGKPVFLSEIWPDAAEVQQMVARHVTPTSFAKGYADVFMGDVSWEELEAPVSALFPWDDSSTYIRRPPYAELKRTDGDSADIRSARVLLMLGDGITTDHISPAGAIAAGSPAAQYLLERGVAAVDFNAYGSRRSNHEVMMRGTFANTRLRNELVPGVEGGVTRFIGEQAPGSVFETAERYIAAKVPVVVIAGKDYGAGSSRDWAAKGTRLLGVGAVMAESFERIHRSNLANLGVLPLQFLPGQSRLTLGITGLETFDIDTSSVAPGSTVTVTMTRDDGQTEHIQCRCRLDTASEVEVWQRGGMFPFVLDRLKQQQETTA, encoded by the coding sequence ATGTCCCCCGTCCGAAGCTCCCATCAAGACGCCTATCTGCGCCCGGTCTCGTCAACGGCGTCCGCAACGGTATTGGGCTACAGCCTGGCCGCTGCATTCCCCGAAACGGATCTGGCCAGGCTGCCCTACAGCGTGCGCATCCTCGCGGAGAATGTCCTGCGTCACCTGGGGGTCAACGGCATCAGCCAGGACGATCTATCCGCGCTGATCAACTGGCAGCCGGATCAGACGCAACCCATCGAAGTCTCGTATCACCCAGCCCGCGTGCTAATGCAGGATTACACGGGCATCCCCACGCTGGTCGACATCGCGACCTTGCGTACGGACATGGCCGATGCGGGCGGCGACCCCGGCGGCGTCAATCCGCAAATTCCGGTGGACCTGGTCATCGACCATTCCATGGTCGTGGACTTCTCGGGACGGCCGGATGCCCTGATCCGCAATATGGATCTGGAGTTCTCCCGGAACGTGGAGCGCTTTCAGCTGGCCAAGTGGGCGCAGAAGACCTTCGACAACGTGCGCGTGGTCCCTCCCGGCAAAGGCATCCTGCACCAGGTCAACATCGAGCACATCGCGACGGTCGTGCGCACGACGGAAACCGCGCGCGGTGTTCTGGCCTATCCGGACACGATGGTCGGAACCGACAGCCACAGCACCATGGTCAACGGACTGGGTGTGCTCGGCTGGGGCGTCGGTGGCATCGAGGCCGAGGCGGCCATGATGGGCCTGCCCCTGGTCACTCCCTTGCTTCGCGTCGTCGGCGTAAGACTGAGCGGCAAGCTCAAGCCCGGCGTGACGGCGACGGACCTGGTGCTCACCTTGACGCAAACGCTGCGGGCAGCTGGCGTGGTCGGCGCGATGGTCGAGTTCTGTGGTCCCGCGCTTGATGAACTGCCCGTGGCGGACCGCGCGACCATCGCCAATATGGGTCCGGAGTACGGCTCGACCTGTGTGCTCTTTCCCATCGATGCGGCAACGACCACGTATCTCTCATTGACTGGCCGCGGGGACGAGCACGTGGCGCTGGTAGAAGCCTACGCCCGGTTCCAGGGACTGTGGCGCGATGCAAACAGCGTCGAGCCCACTTACTCGACACTGCTGACTCTTGACCTGGCGGAGGTGGAGCCCTGCGTCGCCGGCCCCAGCAAGCCCCACCAGCGCGTGCCGCTACGCGACATCGCCGCCCAGCATGGCGACAAATCGATGGCCGCTGATGACGTCCAGATCAAGGACGGTTCGGTGGTCATCGCCGCCATCACGAGCTGTACGAATACGTCGAACCCGGCGGTCATGATTGCCGCCGGCTTGTTGGCGCGCAATGCGGTCGATCGCGGTATGACCAGCCGTCCGTGGGTGAAGACCTCGCTGACACCTGGCTCGCGCGCCGTTTGCGTCTATCTCACGGCGGCGGGTCTGCTGGAGCCGATGGAGAAGCTGGGATTCGGCGTCGCCGGCTTTGGCTGCGCGACCTGCGGCGGTAACTCGGGCCCACTGGATCCGGCAATCGAATCCGCCATCCGTGAGCGCAATTTGAATGTCTGCTCGACTCTTTCGGGCAACCGCAACTTCGAGGCCCGCGTCCATCTGGCGGTACGCAGCAACTATCTGATGTCGCCGCCACTGGTGGTCGCGTATGCGATCGCCGGCCATATGGGCGTCGATCTGACGCGCGATGCCATCGGCGTCGATCGCCACGGCAAGCCGGTGTTCCTGTCCGAAATCTGGCCCGACGCCGCTGAGGTGCAGCAGATGGTCGCGCGCCACGTCACGCCCACCTCGTTCGCCAAGGGCTACGCTGATGTATTCATGGGCGACGTCTCATGGGAAGAACTGGAGGCGCCGGTGTCGGCGCTTTTTCCCTGGGATGACAGCAGTACCTATATCCGCCGTCCGCCGTATGCCGAGCTGAAGCGGACCGATGGGGATTCCGCCGATATCCGTTCGGCCCGGGTTCTGCTCATGCTCGGCGACGGCATCACCACCGACCATATCTCTCCGGCAGGCGCCATTGCGGCGGGATCGCCCGCGGCGCAATACCTGTTGGAGCGCGGCGTCGCCGCCGTCGACTTCAACGCCTACGGTTCGCGCCGCTCCAATCACGAGGTAATGATGCGGGGCACTTTCGCCAATACCCGCCTGCGCAACGAACTCGTTCCAGGTGTCGAGGGCGGCGTTACCCGATTCATCGGCGAGCAAGCGCCAGGCAGCGTGTTTGAAACCGCCGAACGCTACATTGCGGCGAAGGTGCCGGTAGTGGTCATTGCCGGCAAGGACTACGGCGCCGGCTCGTCTCGCGACTGGGCCGCCAAAGGCACGCGCCTGCTCGGCGTCGGCGCGGTCATGGCGGAATCGTTCGAGCGCATCCACCGGTCCAACCTGGCCAATCTGGGAGTCTTGCCATTGCAATTCCTGCCCGGACAAAGCCGCTTGACGCTGGGTATCACCGGCCTTGAAACCTTCGATATCGACACGTCGTCCGTGGCGCCCGGCAGCACCGTCACGGTCACGATGACGCGCGACGACGGCCAAACCGAACACATCCAGTGCCGCTGCAGGCTGGATACCGCAAGCGAAGTCGAGGTGTGGCAGCGCGGCGGGATGTTCCCCTTCGTGCTCGATCGTCTCAAGCAGCAACAGGAGACCACGGCATGA
- a CDS encoding helix-turn-helix domain-containing protein, with protein sequence MLPRPAPRAPIAISQVPVLPRRSDDMLHTRSAARCTTCALQPACLEAEGCEQMLSAGTSLTSGWRMVRRGQPLYRAGDEFGNLYAVVSGSLKTVLFHNEGREQICGFPGVGDLVGMDGIDTGHHACDAVALEDTQVCVIPFNTLEQRCRQAATTQHHLLRLMSAEIVREQRFFMLLGRMSADERLASFLVAMSNKLSARGYSSSEFHLRMTREDIGNHLGMKLETVSRTFSKFQAQGWITVKQKHVALLDVAALRALSCQ encoded by the coding sequence ATGTTGCCCCGCCCCGCTCCCCGCGCTCCGATTGCCATCTCCCAGGTACCGGTGCTGCCGCGCCGGTCGGACGACATGTTGCACACGCGGAGCGCCGCGCGCTGCACGACCTGCGCCTTGCAGCCGGCCTGCCTGGAAGCCGAGGGCTGCGAGCAGATGCTGTCGGCGGGGACGTCGTTGACGTCCGGATGGCGCATGGTGCGCCGTGGGCAGCCGCTGTATCGGGCCGGTGACGAGTTCGGCAACCTTTACGCGGTGGTGTCGGGGTCGCTCAAGACGGTGCTATTCCATAACGAAGGCCGCGAGCAGATTTGCGGCTTTCCGGGCGTTGGCGATCTGGTGGGCATGGATGGCATCGATACGGGCCATCACGCCTGCGATGCGGTCGCGCTGGAGGATACGCAGGTCTGCGTGATTCCCTTCAATACGCTGGAACAGCGTTGCCGCCAGGCCGCAACCACGCAACACCACCTGCTGCGTTTGATGAGCGCGGAGATCGTCCGCGAGCAGCGCTTCTTCATGCTGCTGGGGCGCATGTCGGCCGATGAACGGCTGGCGTCCTTCCTGGTGGCCATGTCGAACAAATTGTCGGCACGAGGGTACTCGTCTTCAGAATTCCACCTGCGCATGACGCGCGAGGATATTGGTAATCACCTGGGGATGAAGCTGGAAACGGTCAGCCGGACGTTTTCCAAATTTCAGGCGCAGGGGTGGATTACGGTGAAGCAGAAGCATGTCGCGCTGCTGGACGTGG